A stretch of DNA from Aliarcobacter thereius LMG 24486:
CAAACTCTATCAATAGCTAATTGTTCAACTTTATCAGCTTGTTCACACCCACCATAATATCTTTTATATGGATAACCCTCTGCATATTTGTTTGTAAAAACTGAACCCATTACTTGCATTACTGCTGGACTTGTAAAATTCTCACTTGCTATCATCTCTAGATGATTCGTCTGTCTTACTAGCTCAGCCTCTACTATATCAAATACCTCTTTATCAGCTATCTCTAAACTATCGCTTGTTATGTACTTCATATCTTTTCCTTAAAGTAATTTTATTTTGAAATACTACTAAAAATCAAATAAGATAACAATCCAAAAATTGCTATACCTAATCTTCTATAATTTCATCATCAATAGATTGTTTCTTTTCTTTAAAAATCGCACTTGCAATAATCTCTAAATAAAAACTTGAATAGTTCTCTTTATTTGCAAAATCAACAGATTTTATAATATCTGCAAAGCTTATCTCAATTGCCTCTTCTATTGATTTTCCAAATTTACAATCAAAAAACCATGTATTAAAGCTTTCAGGTAGTTTTTTACTTTTTTCTCTTTTTATATATTTTCTAATCTCATTTTTTATGCTATCAACTTGTCTATCTCTTGTTTTATTAACTACATCTATTAAAAATTGTTTTTTCATTTTCTGTCCTTTTTTTTGAAAAATGATTATACCAATATTATAAGATAATTCTGATATAATCTAAGCTATTTTTTAGCTAAAGAGAAAAATTGAAAATTAAAATACCAGAAAATATAAAACATTTGGATACAAAAGAGATAAAAGAGAATCTTTTTCATTATTCATATGATAATAAGAATTTAAAATCACTAATTAAAAAAGATATTTCAAAAGATGATTTGTCTTATATAACAGCTTATAGTAGTTTCAAAGGTGAGATTTATGAAAATATCATTTATGAACTATTATTAAAATATGCACAAAACTGTGAAGATATTGAGAGTTTTATTTTAAAAGGACCATATCAAGCAAAAGAGAATGTATATTTAAAAAGTGGACTTTTAATTAGTAAAACTTCACAAATAGTATTTAAATCAGCATATAAAGATATAAGTGAATTTGATGCAATATTTTTTACAAAAGATAAACTATATTTTGTGGAGATGAGTACATCTAAAAAAACATCAAATTTAAATAAAAGATTAGCAAAAAAACAAGCTTTATTAAAATTGATTTTCCCATTTTTAGAGATAAATGCTTTAATAGTTCTTACAAAAGGTTCTTCAGGACTTAAAAACTTTCCATCTTATGCAACAATTTGGCTAACTGATGATTTGGAAGATGAAGAGTTAATAAACAAGATAATTTTTGCAAAAAAAGTTAAAAATGATTTACAAACATTAGAAGTTCCAAATATTAAAAAATTCACTGAAGCTTTCAGAATAAAGTATAAGAAGTTTGCATATTTTCCTACTTTACAATGGATTTTAGAGAGTAGTAGAAAAAATCCGAAATTTGTTGTAGATTTAAGATTTTTTAGAAATCCTAAAATGGATCTATATTTTGATATTTATACAAAATTATATATTGGATATTTAAGTAAAGATGATTTTAAAAGGCTTTATAGCGAATTTGATATGGATTTAGTTGATGATAAAGTAATTGTAACTTTAGAAAAAATAAATCAAAATGAGATAGATATCGTTTATTATGCAAAATTAAAAAATAGAAAACTATTTAGAATAAGATTAGAAGAAATTGTAAGCATAAAAGAGAAAGAACAAGATGGTTTTACAAATGCAGAAGTGAGATTTTTTTCAAAAGTTTTTGAAGAGAAACATATTTTAAAGTTTGATGATATAAAGCACATATTAAAACATATATCTATGATTGGATTTAAAAAATGACATTACTATTTTTATATCTGTTTTTGGCACTATTTTTTTCTACTCTTTGTTCTATTCTTGAAGCAACTGTTCTTTCATCAACTCCATCATATATAGAAAGTATGGATGAAGATAATTACAGTAAAAAGAGTATAAAGCTTGTAAAAAATATGAAAGATGATATTGATAAATCAATCTCTTCTATTTTGACTCTAAATACTTTTGCACATACAATGGGAGCAGCAGGAGTTGGAGCTCAAGCTGCAATTGTATTTGGTGATAAATGGCAAAGTTTGGTTGCATTTATTCTTACTTTATTGGTTTTATATATAACTGAGATTTATCCAAAAACATATGCTGCTTTGTATTGGAAAAAGTTTTTAGTTCCAACAGCGTATATAATCTCATTTTTAATAAAAGTGACATATCCATTTATTTGGTTTGGAACAAAGATTACAAATTATATTAAAAAAGATAAAAAAGATGAAGCTAGTTTTTCAAAAGATGAGATAATTGCTTTAGTTAATTTAAGTGAAAAAGAGGGAACTATTCAATCAAAAGAGAGTAGTTTTATTGAAAATTTATTTAAATTAAAAAGTATAAGAACAGAAGATATAATGACTCCAAGAAGTGTTGTTTTTGCACTATCTACAAAGACAACAGTCAAAGAAGCATTAGAAGATGATAAATTATATA
This window harbors:
- a CDS encoding DUF6172 family protein is translated as MKKQFLIDVVNKTRDRQVDSIKNEIRKYIKREKSKKLPESFNTWFFDCKFGKSIEEAIEISFADIIKSVDFANKENYSSFYLEIIASAIFKEKKQSIDDEIIED
- a CDS encoding CNNM domain-containing protein; this encodes MTLLFLYLFLALFFSTLCSILEATVLSSTPSYIESMDEDNYSKKSIKLVKNMKDDIDKSISSILTLNTFAHTMGAAGVGAQAAIVFGDKWQSLVAFILTLLVLYITEIYPKTYAALYWKKFLVPTAYIISFLIKVTYPFIWFGTKITNYIKKDKKDEASFSKDEIIALVNLSEKEGTIQSKESSFIENLFKLKSIRTEDIMTPRSVVFALSTKTTVKEALEDDKLYIHTRIPVYCETIDNIVGIVFAQTILEQRIKKNKNKRLEEIMIPVHKVAEDTEVSSLIDSFLRKKSHLFVVQDSYGQTSGIVTLEDTIETLLGVEIVDEKDKFEDMQEFAKQKLKSEHNDN